The Macrococcoides canis genome has a window encoding:
- a CDS encoding nitrate reductase subunit alpha, translated as MAIGTGLRFFKPTEKFNGNWSVLEEKSREWEKMYRQRWSHDKVVRTTHGVNCTGSCSWKVFVKNGIITWENQQIDYPSCGPDMPEFEPRGCPRGASFSWYEYSPLRIKFPYVRGVLWRMWQEALETTGDPVRAWQSIVEDETKAKTYKQARGMGGHVRVNWREVTQLIAAQLIYTIKKYGPDRIAGFTPIPAMSMISYASGARFISLLGGEMLSFYDWYADLPPASPQIWGEQTDVPESSDWYNAGYIIMWGSNVPLTRTPDAHFMTEVRYKGTKVVSVAPDYAENVKFADNWLAPNPGTDAALAQGMTHVILDEFYEKRQEPMFIDYAKQYTDMPFLIMLDKHEDTLKAGRFLRSSDLGDTSEHSEWKPVVFDELSNSIVVPNGTMGQRWEKDVKWNIKLETADGTKIDPAMTIKDKAHEVVEIVFPFFDNAGNGTFRRPIAAKKVTLADGTEQYVATIYDLMLSQYGVNRFNTALEAKGYDDESSIYTPAWQEKITGVKQSIVVQIGREFAQNAIDTGGRSMIIMGAGINHWFNSDTIYRSVLNLVTLCATQGVNGGGWAHYVGQEKCRPIEGWSTIAFAKDWQGPPRLQNATSWFYFATDQWKYEESGVDALTSPLAENVKHQHPADYNVLAARLGWLPSYPQFDTNSLLFGEDAREAGNFTNEEVIKRAVESVKSRETKFAVEDPDNKKNHPKTLFVWRSNLISSSAKGQEYFMKHLLGTKHGLLAEPNETEKPEEIVWREDTEGKLDLLVALDFRMTTTPLYADVVLPAATWYEKHDISSTDMHPFVHPFNPAVDPLWESRSDWDIYKSIAKTFSEMSERHLKGTYKDVVTAPLAHDSQQEISTPMGIVRDWTKGEVEAIPGKTMPGFAVVDRTYTDIYDKYVSVGPLLENGKVGAHGVSFSVKEEYNELRSMVGTYEDDTVKNGLPRIDTAKRVADVILNVSSATNGHVSQKSYEDLENQTGMELKDISAERAAEKITFQNITAQPREVIPTAVFPGSNKLGRRYSPFTTNIERLVPFRTLTGRQSYYIDHEVFQQFGESLPVYKPTLPPMVFGTKDKTIKGGVDSLVLRYLTPHGKWNIHSTYQDNLHMLTLFRGGPTVWINNEDAAQHNINDNDWLEVYNRNGLVTARAVVSHRMPRGTMFMYHAQDKHIQTPGSEITDTRGGSHNAPTRIHLKPTQLVGGYAQISYGFNYYGPIGNQRDVYVAVRKMKEVDWLED; from the coding sequence ATGGCAATTGGAACAGGATTACGTTTCTTTAAACCAACAGAAAAATTCAATGGAAATTGGTCAGTATTAGAAGAGAAAAGTCGCGAATGGGAGAAGATGTACCGTCAACGCTGGAGTCACGATAAAGTTGTAAGAACGACGCACGGAGTAAACTGTACAGGTTCATGTTCATGGAAGGTCTTCGTTAAAAACGGTATTATCACTTGGGAAAATCAGCAAATTGACTATCCTTCATGTGGTCCGGATATGCCTGAATTCGAACCTCGTGGTTGTCCACGTGGTGCCTCATTCTCATGGTATGAATATAGTCCGTTACGTATTAAATTCCCGTATGTGCGTGGGGTATTATGGCGCATGTGGCAAGAAGCATTAGAAACGACTGGAGATCCAGTTCGTGCGTGGCAATCGATTGTTGAAGACGAAACTAAAGCAAAAACGTACAAACAAGCGCGTGGTATGGGTGGTCACGTTCGTGTGAACTGGCGTGAAGTTACACAGCTTATTGCTGCACAACTCATTTACACAATTAAGAAATATGGACCAGACCGCATTGCAGGTTTTACTCCGATTCCAGCGATGAGTATGATTTCATATGCATCAGGTGCACGTTTTATTTCATTGCTTGGTGGAGAAATGTTATCGTTCTATGACTGGTACGCAGATTTACCACCGGCTTCTCCGCAAATTTGGGGTGAACAGACAGACGTTCCGGAGTCAAGTGACTGGTATAATGCAGGTTATATTATTATGTGGGGTTCTAACGTACCATTAACACGTACTCCAGATGCCCACTTTATGACTGAAGTCCGTTATAAAGGGACGAAAGTAGTATCTGTAGCACCGGACTACGCTGAAAATGTTAAGTTTGCAGATAACTGGTTAGCACCGAACCCAGGTACGGATGCTGCGCTGGCACAAGGTATGACACATGTAATACTTGATGAGTTCTATGAGAAACGTCAAGAACCGATGTTTATTGATTACGCAAAACAATATACAGACATGCCGTTCTTAATTATGTTGGATAAGCACGAAGATACTTTAAAGGCTGGACGTTTCTTACGTTCGAGTGATTTAGGGGATACTTCAGAGCATAGCGAATGGAAACCAGTTGTATTTGATGAATTATCAAATTCAATTGTTGTGCCAAACGGGACGATGGGACAACGCTGGGAAAAAGATGTGAAGTGGAATATTAAATTAGAGACAGCAGATGGCACAAAAATTGATCCAGCAATGACAATAAAAGATAAAGCACATGAAGTCGTTGAGATTGTATTCCCATTCTTTGATAATGCAGGTAACGGAACATTCAGACGTCCGATTGCAGCGAAGAAAGTCACGCTTGCAGATGGTACTGAACAGTACGTTGCAACAATTTATGATTTAATGCTGTCTCAATACGGTGTAAATCGTTTTAACACTGCATTAGAAGCAAAAGGTTATGATGACGAAAGTTCGATTTACACACCAGCTTGGCAAGAGAAGATTACAGGTGTTAAACAATCTATCGTTGTACAAATTGGTCGTGAATTTGCACAAAATGCCATCGACACAGGCGGCCGCTCAATGATTATTATGGGTGCGGGTATTAACCACTGGTTCAACTCAGATACAATTTATCGTTCAGTATTAAACTTAGTGACGTTATGTGCAACACAAGGTGTAAACGGTGGAGGCTGGGCACATTATGTTGGTCAGGAGAAATGTCGTCCAATAGAAGGTTGGTCTACGATAGCATTCGCGAAAGACTGGCAAGGTCCACCAAGACTACAAAACGCAACGAGCTGGTTCTACTTTGCTACAGACCAATGGAAATACGAAGAATCTGGTGTAGATGCATTAACATCACCACTTGCCGAAAATGTAAAACATCAGCATCCGGCAGATTATAACGTGCTTGCGGCACGACTTGGATGGTTACCATCATATCCGCAATTTGATACAAACAGCTTATTGTTCGGTGAAGATGCACGTGAAGCGGGTAACTTTACAAATGAAGAAGTGATAAAACGTGCCGTTGAAAGCGTGAAATCACGTGAAACGAAATTTGCAGTAGAAGATCCGGATAACAAGAAGAATCATCCGAAAACATTGTTCGTATGGCGCTCGAACTTAATTTCTTCTTCAGCTAAAGGTCAAGAGTACTTTATGAAACATTTATTAGGTACGAAACACGGATTGCTCGCTGAACCGAATGAAACAGAAAAACCAGAAGAAATTGTATGGCGCGAGGATACAGAAGGCAAATTAGATTTACTAGTAGCACTCGATTTCCGTATGACGACAACACCGCTATATGCAGACGTTGTGTTACCAGCAGCGACATGGTACGAAAAACATGATATATCTTCTACAGATATGCATCCATTCGTTCATCCGTTTAATCCAGCAGTAGATCCACTTTGGGAATCAAGAAGTGACTGGGATATCTATAAATCAATCGCGAAGACATTCTCTGAAATGTCAGAACGTCACTTAAAAGGAACTTATAAAGATGTCGTTACAGCACCACTTGCGCATGATTCACAGCAAGAAATCTCTACGCCTATGGGTATCGTTCGTGACTGGACAAAAGGTGAAGTAGAAGCAATACCAGGTAAGACAATGCCAGGATTTGCTGTTGTCGACCGTACGTATACAGATATATATGATAAGTACGTATCAGTAGGACCTTTACTTGAAAATGGTAAAGTTGGTGCACACGGCGTAAGCTTTAGCGTTAAAGAGGAGTATAACGAACTGCGTTCAATGGTCGGCACATATGAAGATGATACAGTGAAAAATGGCTTGCCAAGAATTGATACAGCGAAACGTGTTGCAGATGTAATCTTGAATGTTTCTTCGGCAACGAACGGCCACGTATCACAAAAATCATATGAAGATCTAGAAAATCAGACAGGTATGGAATTAAAAGATATTTCAGCAGAACGTGCTGCTGAGAAGATAACATTCCAGAACATTACTGCGCAACCACGTGAAGTCATTCCGACAGCAGTGTTCCCTGGATCGAATAAATTAGGGCGTCGTTATTCACCATTTACAACAAATATTGAACGATTAGTTCCTTTTAGAACATTAACAGGACGACAAAGCTACTATATTGACCATGAAGTATTCCAGCAGTTTGGTGAATCGCTTCCTGTTTACAAACCGACATTACCACCAATGGTATTCGGTACGAAAGATAAGACGATAAAAGGTGGCGTAGATAGCTTAGTTTTACGTTACTTAACGCCACATGGTAAGTGGAATATTCACTCAACATATCAAGATAACTTGCACATGTTAACGTTGTTCCGTGGAGGTCCAACAGTGTGGATCAACAATGAAGATGCAGCGCAGCATAATATTAACGATAACGACTGGTTAGAAGTATATAACCGTAACGGACTTGTTACTGCACGTGCAGTTGTTTCTCACCGTATGCCACGCGGCACGATGTTTATGTATCACGCACAAGATAAACATATTCAAACACCAGGTTCTGAAATTACGGATACTCGTGGTGGTTCACATAACGCACCAACACGTATTCACTTAAAACCAACGCAGCTTGTTGGTGGCTATGCACAAATTAGTTACGGATTTAACTATTACGGTCCGATTGGTAACCAACGTGATGTTTACGTTGCTGTACGTAAGATGAAGGAGGTTGATTGGCTTGAAGATTAA
- the narJ gene encoding nitrate reductase molybdenum cofactor assembly chaperone: MIDLNKLYEYKRAFGFFSHQLVYPEKLNFHPREFDGVFAEDHPAYEAVNQYWNNMHEISLSEIQEVYTSTFDFEKKTTLYMTYVKFEDKKERGQMLARLKVLYEMFGLEMPSSELSDFLPLMCEFIYAADWRGDERAEESMGLLLMVIEDGTYNLLQALDHIKSPYYHLILAIRETCKACLIKDENEVTLNG; this comes from the coding sequence GTGATTGATTTAAATAAACTTTATGAATATAAACGAGCATTCGGATTCTTTAGCCACCAGCTCGTTTATCCAGAAAAATTAAATTTTCATCCTAGAGAATTCGACGGAGTGTTTGCAGAGGATCATCCCGCTTATGAAGCAGTGAATCAATACTGGAATAATATGCATGAAATCAGCTTATCTGAAATTCAGGAGGTGTATACGTCGACATTTGATTTTGAAAAGAAGACGACGTTGTACATGACTTATGTTAAATTCGAGGATAAGAAAGAACGTGGGCAAATGCTTGCACGGCTTAAAGTATTGTATGAAATGTTTGGACTTGAAATGCCTTCATCAGAACTGTCAGACTTCTTGCCATTAATGTGTGAATTTATTTATGCAGCGGATTGGCGTGGAGATGAACGTGCAGAGGAAAGCATGGGGCTGTTATTAATGGTCATTGAAGATGGTACGTATAACCTGCTACAAGCATTAGATCACATTAAGAGCCCATATTATCATTTAATCTTAGCGATAAGAGAAACATGTAAAGCATGTTTGATTAAAGATGAGAATGAGGTGACGTTAAATGGGTGA
- the kdpB gene encoding potassium-transporting ATPase subunit KdpB — translation MKVISRDLLFDALKDALLKFNPKSLYRNPVMFVLLVTFLVTLIGGFIPLLFSMEQPDAYHWSVCVILFFTILFANFAESIAEGRGKAEAKHLRSKKKEMKARLITPSGEKIVSSDTLKSGDIVIVSQGEVIPNDGEIIEGTALVDESAITGESAPVTKESGGDFTSVTGGTTVVTDTLKIKITATAGESFLDKMIALVEGAARQKTPNELALSTILTSLTLIFLIVMITLVPLAEYLDLKLSIISIIALFVCLIPTTIGALLSAIGIAGMDRVTRFNVIAKSGKAVEACGDVDIMILDKTGTITYGNRMAHAFIPLKAEDEALLNEAIYYSSFNDETPEGRSIIQFLNKNSNKKYTICGYEEIPFTAQTRMSGIKKEDTFYVKGAVDAIIKKAAAYHFDVPKNLITITDDIANDGGTPLAVMTHQGIIGVIHLKDTVKSGLPERFKALRKLGIETVMCTGDNPLTAASIAKEAGVDRFVAECKPEDKINVIKDAQKLGKVVAMTGDGTNDAPALAVANVGVAMNSGTSAAKEASNMIDLDSDPTKLIEIVEIGKQLLITRGALTTFSITNDVAKYFAIIPALFTGLIPGIEAMNIMHLASAQSAILSALIFNAIIIPLLIPVALKGVNFKSQSQQMILFKNMMIFGLGGLVAPFIGIKLIDMFINLF, via the coding sequence ATGAAAGTTATTTCCCGAGATTTATTGTTTGATGCATTAAAAGATGCTTTGCTCAAATTCAATCCAAAGTCACTGTATCGCAATCCTGTCATGTTTGTATTACTGGTTACATTTCTTGTTACGCTCATTGGTGGCTTTATACCACTACTCTTTTCTATGGAGCAACCTGATGCTTACCACTGGAGTGTGTGTGTCATCTTATTTTTCACAATCTTATTTGCAAACTTCGCTGAGAGCATTGCTGAAGGGCGTGGTAAAGCTGAAGCTAAACATTTACGCAGCAAGAAAAAGGAGATGAAAGCAAGACTTATCACCCCTTCTGGTGAAAAGATTGTAAGTTCAGATACACTGAAAAGCGGGGATATTGTCATTGTCTCTCAAGGAGAAGTAATACCTAATGACGGAGAGATCATCGAAGGAACTGCCTTAGTAGATGAATCTGCAATTACAGGTGAATCCGCTCCTGTTACAAAAGAGTCCGGAGGTGATTTCACTAGCGTTACTGGCGGAACTACTGTTGTTACTGATACGTTAAAAATAAAGATTACAGCAACTGCTGGTGAATCATTTCTTGATAAAATGATTGCACTCGTAGAAGGAGCAGCTAGACAAAAGACGCCGAATGAACTCGCCCTTTCTACAATTTTGACGAGCTTAACCTTAATATTTTTAATCGTAATGATTACACTCGTACCTTTAGCAGAGTATTTAGATTTAAAGCTTTCGATTATTTCTATTATTGCACTCTTCGTCTGTTTAATTCCTACGACTATCGGTGCATTATTATCTGCAATAGGAATCGCAGGTATGGATAGAGTAACGCGATTTAACGTCATCGCAAAAAGTGGTAAAGCAGTGGAAGCGTGTGGCGATGTTGACATCATGATTCTTGATAAGACGGGAACAATCACATATGGAAATCGCATGGCTCATGCATTTATTCCATTGAAAGCAGAAGATGAAGCGCTGCTTAATGAAGCGATTTATTACAGTTCATTCAATGATGAAACGCCAGAAGGCCGTTCAATCATTCAGTTTTTAAATAAAAATTCAAATAAAAAATATACAATTTGCGGCTACGAAGAAATCCCATTTACAGCCCAGACAAGAATGAGCGGTATTAAAAAAGAGGATACTTTCTACGTCAAAGGCGCAGTTGACGCAATTATTAAAAAAGCTGCTGCCTATCATTTTGATGTACCTAAAAACTTGATTACAATAACTGACGATATCGCAAACGATGGTGGTACACCTTTAGCAGTGATGACCCACCAAGGCATCATTGGAGTAATTCATTTAAAAGATACTGTTAAGTCCGGTTTGCCTGAAAGATTTAAAGCATTAAGAAAGCTCGGCATCGAAACAGTGATGTGCACGGGAGATAATCCTTTAACCGCCGCAAGTATTGCAAAAGAAGCTGGCGTTGATCGCTTTGTCGCTGAATGTAAACCAGAAGATAAGATTAACGTCATTAAAGACGCACAAAAATTAGGAAAAGTGGTCGCGATGACAGGTGATGGTACAAATGATGCACCCGCACTTGCTGTTGCAAATGTCGGAGTTGCAATGAACTCAGGTACAAGTGCAGCAAAAGAAGCGAGCAATATGATCGATCTTGATTCAGATCCAACCAAATTGATTGAAATCGTTGAAATTGGGAAACAACTGCTGATTACACGCGGTGCACTTACTACATTTAGTATCACCAATGACGTCGCAAAATATTTCGCGATAATCCCAGCACTTTTCACAGGTCTAATACCTGGTATTGAAGCGATGAATATCATGCATCTTGCAAGTGCACAATCTGCAATACTTTCTGCACTTATCTTTAATGCAATTATTATTCCGCTTCTCATACCTGTTGCTTTAAAAGGTGTTAACTTTAAATCTCAAAGTCAGCAGATGATCTTATTCAAAAATATGATGATTTTTGGCTTAGGTGGTCTTGTTGCTCCATTTATTGGTATTAAACTCATTGATATGTTCATTAATTTATTTTAG
- the nreC gene encoding nitrate respiration regulation response regulator NreC (Involved in the regulation of the the nitrate reductase operon narGHJI) — translation MKIVIADDHAVVRTGFSMILNYQDNMEVVATAADGMEAFQMVSQHKPDVLIMDLSMPPGESGLIATGKIKEAFPETKILILTMYDDEEYLFHVLKNGANGYILKNAPDEELIKAVRTVYEEGTYIDPKMATSLVHELINHDTSYTSKNDHLKILTKRELEILPLIAKGYGNKEIAEMLFVSVKTVEAHKARIMDKLELKSKPELVEYALKKKLLDF, via the coding sequence ATGAAAATTGTAATTGCGGATGATCATGCAGTTGTGCGTACAGGTTTCTCGATGATTTTGAACTATCAAGATAATATGGAAGTAGTTGCAACAGCAGCAGATGGTATGGAAGCATTTCAGATGGTCTCGCAACATAAGCCGGATGTACTGATTATGGATTTAAGCATGCCGCCAGGAGAGTCAGGGTTAATTGCGACAGGTAAGATAAAAGAAGCATTTCCAGAGACGAAGATATTGATATTAACGATGTATGATGATGAAGAGTATTTGTTTCACGTTCTTAAAAATGGAGCGAACGGCTATATTCTGAAAAATGCGCCAGATGAAGAATTGATTAAAGCAGTACGAACGGTTTATGAAGAGGGGACTTATATCGATCCGAAGATGGCAACGTCGCTTGTGCATGAATTGATTAATCATGATACGTCATACACTTCTAAAAATGATCATTTGAAAATATTAACCAAACGAGAGTTAGAGATATTACCTTTAATTGCGAAAGGTTATGGGAATAAGGAGATAGCAGAAATGCTCTTTGTTTCTGTTAAAACAGTAGAAGCGCATAAGGCGAGAATTATGGATAAGCTCGAGTTAAAGAGCAAACCAGAACTTGTGGAATATGCCTTAAAGAAAAAACTTTTAGATTTTTAA
- the narI gene encoding respiratory nitrate reductase subunit gamma, giving the protein MGDQLLWVIFPYACIAIFIIGHIFRFKYDQFSWTAKSSEFVEKKSLMWGSILFHLGIIPVILGHVVGLGIPASWLRAIGVSDHLYHIGAVYIGSIFGIVTLIGMLLLTARRVTNENVRKLSSLSDILVNFLLLFIVFIGCYSTIVTNATLPDFDYRNTISEWFRGLLILRPEAGYMEGVPLSFKIHVITGFLITALWPFTRLVHVWSVPVNYVGRSHIIYRKHK; this is encoded by the coding sequence ATGGGTGATCAGTTATTATGGGTAATATTCCCGTATGCGTGTATTGCGATTTTTATTATAGGTCATATTTTCAGATTTAAATATGATCAATTCTCATGGACAGCAAAGTCAAGTGAATTCGTAGAGAAGAAGTCGTTGATGTGGGGAAGTATCTTATTCCATTTAGGTATTATCCCGGTTATATTAGGGCACGTCGTAGGTCTGGGTATTCCGGCCAGCTGGTTACGTGCGATTGGTGTGAGCGATCATTTATATCACATCGGTGCAGTATATATCGGAAGCATCTTCGGTATCGTGACGCTTATCGGTATGTTGTTACTGACAGCACGTCGTGTTACAAATGAAAACGTGAGAAAGCTAAGTTCGTTATCAGATATACTTGTTAACTTCCTATTACTATTCATCGTATTTATCGGTTGTTATTCAACAATCGTAACGAACGCTACATTACCAGACTTTGATTATCGTAATACGATCTCTGAATGGTTCCGTGGACTCTTAATTTTAAGACCTGAAGCAGGGTATATGGAAGGCGTTCCATTATCTTTCAAGATTCACGTGATCACAGGATTCTTAATTACAGCATTGTGGCCATTTACACGTCTTGTACATGTATGGAGTGTACCTGTAAACTATGTTGGACGCAGTCACATTATATATCGCAAACATAAATAA
- the narH gene encoding nitrate reductase subunit beta, translating into MKIKAQVAMVMNLDKCIGCHTCSITCKSTWTNRPGAEYMWFNNVETKPGIGYPKRWEDQEVYKGGWQLNSKGKLELKSGSKLSKIALGKIFYNPDMPEMKDYYEPWTYNYANLTNAKEQKHSPVATAESLVTGKKMDLQWGPNWEDDLAGAHITGPTDPNIQKIEEEIKFNFEQSFMMYLPRLCEHCLNPSCVASCPSGAMYKRDEDGIVLVDQDACRGWRYCMTGCPYKKVYFNWKTNKAEKCTFCFPRVEAGLPTVCSETCTGRMRYLGVLLYDADRVLEAATVKDPQDLYQAQLDLFLDPHDPEVIAQAERDGIAQDWIEAAQNSPVYKLAIEYKLAFPLHPEYRTLPMVWYCPPLSPIMNYFEGKDSIKNPDMIFPAIEEMRLPIQYLANMLTAGDAQTVKEALQRMAMMRSYMRAVSSGKDFDETRLDRVGMTAHQVKQMYRLLAIAKHEDRFVIPTSHKEGYMNTYSAQGGEGYTSDNFGADCDGCGPVPAGKSGKEVYEDNFYGGIWRD; encoded by the coding sequence TTGAAGATTAAAGCACAAGTCGCAATGGTAATGAATTTAGATAAATGTATCGGATGCCATACGTGTAGTATTACATGTAAAAGTACCTGGACAAATCGTCCAGGTGCTGAATACATGTGGTTTAACAACGTAGAGACGAAACCGGGTATCGGCTATCCAAAACGCTGGGAAGACCAGGAAGTATATAAAGGTGGCTGGCAATTAAACAGCAAAGGGAAATTAGAGCTTAAATCAGGTTCTAAACTTTCTAAAATTGCTTTAGGGAAAATTTTCTACAATCCAGATATGCCTGAAATGAAAGACTATTATGAGCCATGGACTTACAACTATGCAAATCTTACGAACGCGAAAGAACAGAAACATTCACCAGTAGCAACGGCTGAATCATTAGTAACAGGTAAAAAAATGGACTTACAGTGGGGACCGAACTGGGAAGATGACTTAGCAGGTGCACACATTACAGGACCGACCGATCCAAACATTCAAAAGATTGAAGAAGAAATTAAGTTCAATTTTGAACAGTCGTTTATGATGTACTTACCACGTCTATGTGAACATTGCTTAAATCCATCTTGTGTGGCAAGTTGTCCAAGTGGTGCAATGTACAAACGTGACGAAGATGGTATCGTACTTGTGGACCAGGATGCTTGTCGTGGCTGGCGTTATTGTATGACGGGTTGCCCTTACAAAAAAGTATACTTCAACTGGAAAACGAATAAAGCTGAGAAATGTACGTTCTGTTTCCCACGTGTCGAAGCTGGACTTCCAACAGTATGTTCTGAAACATGTACGGGACGTATGCGTTATTTAGGTGTATTACTATATGATGCTGACCGTGTATTAGAAGCGGCAACTGTAAAGGATCCGCAAGATCTATATCAAGCACAACTTGATTTATTCTTAGATCCTCATGATCCAGAAGTGATAGCTCAGGCAGAGCGTGATGGTATTGCACAAGACTGGATTGAAGCAGCACAAAATTCACCGGTGTATAAACTTGCAATTGAATATAAACTTGCATTCCCATTACATCCTGAATATCGTACATTACCGATGGTGTGGTATTGCCCACCACTTAGCCCGATTATGAACTACTTTGAAGGTAAAGATTCAATTAAGAATCCAGATATGATCTTCCCTGCTATTGAAGAGATGCGTCTGCCAATTCAATATTTAGCGAATATGTTAACTGCAGGTGATGCACAAACTGTAAAAGAAGCATTACAACGTATGGCAATGATGCGTAGTTACATGAGAGCCGTTTCAAGTGGGAAAGACTTTGATGAAACGCGTTTAGACCGTGTAGGCATGACAGCACATCAAGTGAAACAGATGTATCGATTACTTGCGATTGCAAAACATGAAGACCGCTTTGTAATCCCGACATCACATAAAGAAGGATACATGAATACGTATAGCGCTCAAGGTGGCGAGGGTTATACAAGTGATAACTTCGGTGCAGATTGTGATGGTTGTGGGCCAGTACCTGCTGGTAAGTCTGGTAAAGAAGTTTATGAAGATAACTTCTACGGAGGCATTTGGCGTGATTGA
- the kdpC gene encoding K(+)-transporting ATPase subunit C, with protein sequence MLRTLKSSLFTSVLLMIVCGLIYPLVVTGIANFIFPFQSEGSLMKSDNTIIGSKHIGQTFTSKKYLHSRISAVNYNVDATREKTLTPVSGGSNMSNKNPELEKRINTSIQELQKEHNGKAPADLITASGSGLDPNITLEAAKYQLDRIVRFSKLEKEEVIKIFTKHTYKNSDYTFVNVLEVNQDIYEKTKNS encoded by the coding sequence ATGCTACGTACATTAAAATCTTCACTTTTTACAAGTGTACTATTAATGATAGTATGCGGATTAATTTATCCACTCGTGGTTACCGGAATTGCTAATTTCATTTTTCCTTTTCAATCTGAAGGAAGCTTAATGAAATCAGATAATACAATAATTGGTTCTAAACATATCGGTCAGACTTTTACTTCTAAAAAATATTTGCATAGTAGAATCTCAGCAGTAAATTATAATGTCGATGCTACACGTGAAAAAACACTAACTCCTGTATCGGGTGGTTCTAATATGAGCAATAAGAATCCAGAACTTGAAAAACGAATCAACACCTCTATACAAGAATTACAGAAAGAGCATAATGGTAAAGCACCTGCCGACTTAATCACTGCATCAGGCTCAGGTCTGGATCCAAATATTACTTTGGAAGCTGCAAAGTATCAGTTAGATCGTATCGTAAGGTTCTCAAAATTAGAAAAAGAAGAAGTCATTAAAATCTTCACTAAACATACCTATAAAAATAGCGACTACACATTTGTAAATGTATTAGAAGTCAATCAGGACATCTATGAGAAAACGAAAAACAGCTGA
- a CDS encoding sensor histidine kinase, with the protein MSKLEREMNYDALIDAFYNDTDELIIFIDEKNNILTMNQAAQKVIDLHDNIDGLTRNLCRTCLGVTSENALMECRDCFIKREQNNQSFQLFLKDENGEPKPYSASYVVLKDNNGIKVLTLQNISQQIKTQEILHQKTITQKIINAQENERKRISRELHDSVIQELLNVSVDIRLMKYKTEEEKEKHLQMMEGSIARLMDDIRNLSLELRPSSLDDLGLVAAFNSHFKQLEKSYGLEVNMDENIGNIRFSNEIETAVYRITQEAILNALKYANVDEVNVFIQKDETELTVEISDSGDGFTPGDTPKGSGLGLFGMQERAAIVNGHVEINSEKGKGTFVTLTIPL; encoded by the coding sequence GTGTCAAAGCTTGAGCGTGAAATGAATTATGATGCATTGATTGATGCATTTTACAATGATACCGATGAGCTCATCATATTTATAGATGAAAAGAACAATATACTGACAATGAATCAAGCCGCTCAAAAAGTGATTGATTTACATGATAATATTGATGGTCTGACAAGAAATCTTTGTCGCACATGTTTAGGAGTCACAAGTGAGAATGCACTTATGGAATGTAGAGACTGTTTTATTAAGCGTGAACAAAATAATCAGTCATTTCAATTATTTTTAAAAGATGAAAATGGAGAACCAAAACCTTATTCAGCATCTTACGTCGTGTTAAAAGACAATAATGGTATTAAAGTACTGACGTTGCAAAATATTTCCCAGCAAATAAAAACGCAGGAAATTCTTCATCAGAAAACAATCACACAAAAAATTATTAACGCGCAGGAAAACGAACGAAAAAGAATCTCGCGAGAACTGCATGATAGTGTGATTCAAGAATTACTTAATGTATCAGTTGACATTCGTTTGATGAAGTATAAAACTGAAGAAGAGAAAGAGAAGCATCTTCAGATGATGGAAGGTTCCATCGCGCGATTAATGGATGATATACGTAATCTATCCTTAGAGTTGAGACCTTCTTCTTTAGATGATCTGGGTTTAGTAGCAGCGTTTAACTCTCATTTTAAACAACTTGAAAAGAGTTACGGCCTTGAAGTGAATATGGATGAGAATATAGGAAATATTCGTTTTTCTAATGAGATAGAAACCGCGGTCTACAGAATTACACAAGAAGCAATACTGAATGCATTAAAATATGCGAATGTAGACGAAGTAAATGTATTTATACAAAAAGATGAAACCGAATTAACAGTAGAAATTAGCGATAGTGGAGATGGGTTTACACCAGGAGATACACCAAAAGGATCCGGACTCGGTTTATTTGGTATGCAAGAACGTGCGGCTATCGTCAATGGGCATGTTGAGATTAATAGCGAAAAAGGAAAAGGTACGTTTGTAACGTTAACCATCCCACTCTAG